A region from the Stygiolobus caldivivus genome encodes:
- a CDS encoding CRISPR-associated endoribonuclease Cas6, with the protein MTYLLAEVVVTPTTSAIIPPFTSKVGKSLVLSRKVTISPLRVGNTYLVRYSTVPYFMEVEAGKEYSFDVGGDYYDVIDALKGLERKKVFNTVWEVVDVKLREVEFEFKDKIKVSVRTPALIADPLKKSKKKRFTNLFAFVFAVNFMDHLGLTREEFRGLILEVEGKVREEPSKVWYETVIYAGKKVVGLVGELRYTLLEEDERVKGALENAIAKGIGSSRRNGFGRVTVESE; encoded by the coding sequence ATGACTTACTTACTCGCTGAAGTCGTAGTTACCCCCACGACCTCTGCTATTATACCGCCTTTTACGTCTAAGGTGGGTAAATCGTTAGTCCTCAGTCGAAAGGTCACAATATCACCCCTAAGGGTAGGTAACACGTATCTGGTCAGGTATTCTACCGTACCTTACTTCATGGAGGTCGAAGCAGGGAAGGAGTACTCCTTCGATGTAGGCGGGGACTACTACGACGTCATAGACGCTCTGAAAGGCTTGGAAAGGAAGAAGGTGTTCAACACCGTATGGGAGGTCGTGGACGTGAAATTGAGGGAGGTGGAGTTTGAGTTTAAGGATAAAATAAAGGTGAGCGTTAGGACACCCGCACTCATAGCAGACCCTCTAAAGAAGTCGAAGAAGAAAAGGTTTACCAACCTCTTCGCGTTCGTGTTCGCGGTGAACTTCATGGACCACTTGGGCCTCACTAGAGAGGAGTTCAGGGGCCTTATCCTCGAGGTAGAGGGCAAAGTAAGGGAAGAACCCTCTAAGGTTTGGTATGAGACCGTGATTTATGCGGGGAAAAAGGTGGTGGGACTGGTCGGAGAATTACGTTATACACTTCTGGAGGAGGACGAGAGGGTTAAAGGTGCACTGGAGAACGCTATAGCTAAAGGGATAGGGAGTTCAAGGAGGAACGGCTTCGGAAGAGTGACCGTGGAGAGTGAGTAA
- a CDS encoding AbrB/MazE/SpoVT family DNA-binding domain-containing protein, with amino-acid sequence MLVRVDDKGRVYLPKEIREKAGSKEFYLVELPTGIMLIPRLEDPVKALGEEGKKLPDVSVKELKRVAREEAERELGLR; translated from the coding sequence ATGCTAGTAAGGGTAGACGATAAAGGGAGGGTATACTTACCCAAGGAAATAAGGGAAAAAGCCGGGTCGAAGGAGTTTTACCTCGTTGAACTCCCTACCGGTATAATGCTAATCCCCAGGCTGGAAGACCCCGTAAAAGCGTTAGGGGAAGAAGGGAAGAAGTTACCTGACGTAAGCGTGAAGGAGTTAAAGAGGGTTGCCAGAGAAGAGGCTGAGAGGGAACTTGGTCTACGCTGA
- the fdhF gene encoding formate dehydrogenase subunit alpha: MVAEEGESILSLLKRNGIYIPHICYNEGLTPLQSCDSCIVEVNGKLVRACSTKASEGMDISVNSPKALSARKSAITRILRYHKLYCSICENNNGDCVLHEAVIKAGISSQKYTEKPYPLDDSGPFYIYDPSQCILCGRCVEACQDFAVNEVIWIDWDLNPPRVVWDNGNPIGNSSCVNCGTCVTVCPVNALMEKSILGEAGYFTWIRRDLKKKIIEAVGKAEDSFNLLMTFSELESKARENQIKKTKTVCIYCGVGCSFEVWTKGRKILKVEPKPESPANGILTCVKGKFGWDFVNSPDRLTKPLIREGDKFREASWEEAISYIAKRLREIKEKYGPDSIGFIASDKMSNEEAYLLQKLARAVIGTNNIDNSARYCQAPATVGLWRTVGIGADSGSIKDIEEAELIIIIGHNTTESHPVIGSKIKRAQKVRGAKIVVMDVRKHEIAEKADLFIRPKPGTDAAVLAAVANYLINEGWIDKEFIEKRVKGFEEFKDYVKQFTLDYVESISGVPKDQIVRLAEVIHKAKSVVVLWGMGVTQHLGGADTSTIISDLLLITGNYGKPGTGAYPMRGHNNVQGVSDFGCLPNYLPGYQRLDDENAVRKFEDSWNAKLSTKAGLQIPQMIEGVLEGKVHALYIVGEDTVMVDCGTPLTRQALEKVDFLVVQDMFMTETAKLADVILPASASLEKEGTFVNTERRIQRFYKAIEPLGESKPDWEIIQMIAKALGADWDYKHPSEVMDEIARLCPIFAGVNYSRLEGFKSLLWPVNDYGSDTPLLYVNSFATGDGKAVLHKLSWAPPDLKDEVHRVIVNTGRVLEHFHVGNMTRRVEGLRRKVPETFVEISKELASKYSISTGDTVLIKSRFGGEIRARAVVSDRVQGDEIFIPIFASDPSKGVNNLTGLEVDRASGTPGYKDTPVVIEKVEGGTGYSPLPLDNWRFHVNERKRQKGIEVERKWRREEFRPLTD, encoded by the coding sequence ATGGTGGCTGAAGAGGGAGAAAGTATATTATCCCTCCTTAAGAGGAACGGGATCTATATACCCCATATATGTTATAACGAGGGACTAACTCCCCTGCAGAGCTGTGACTCTTGTATAGTAGAGGTTAACGGGAAGCTCGTTAGGGCATGTTCCACCAAAGCCTCAGAGGGGATGGACATCTCGGTAAACAGCCCCAAAGCGTTAAGTGCTAGAAAGTCTGCAATTACGAGGATTTTGAGGTACCATAAACTATACTGTAGCATTTGTGAGAACAACAACGGGGACTGTGTACTCCATGAAGCGGTTATTAAGGCGGGTATAAGTTCTCAGAAGTACACCGAAAAGCCCTATCCTCTAGACGATTCTGGTCCTTTTTATATTTATGACCCTTCACAATGTATACTCTGCGGTAGGTGTGTAGAAGCATGTCAAGATTTCGCAGTGAACGAGGTAATCTGGATAGACTGGGACTTAAACCCACCCAGAGTGGTCTGGGACAACGGTAACCCCATAGGAAACTCTTCATGTGTAAACTGCGGGACGTGTGTCACAGTATGTCCCGTAAACGCTCTGATGGAAAAGTCCATCTTGGGAGAGGCCGGATATTTCACCTGGATCAGGAGGGACCTTAAGAAAAAGATAATAGAGGCTGTAGGTAAAGCGGAGGACAGCTTTAACTTGTTGATGACCTTTAGCGAGCTAGAGTCAAAGGCAAGGGAGAACCAGATAAAGAAGACTAAGACGGTCTGTATATACTGCGGAGTGGGATGTTCCTTTGAGGTGTGGACTAAGGGTAGGAAAATACTTAAGGTAGAGCCTAAACCCGAATCACCAGCTAACGGTATACTCACTTGTGTTAAGGGAAAGTTCGGCTGGGATTTCGTAAATAGTCCAGACAGGCTTACAAAGCCCCTGATTAGAGAAGGAGATAAGTTCAGGGAAGCCAGTTGGGAGGAAGCGATCTCATACATTGCAAAAAGGCTGAGAGAAATTAAGGAAAAATACGGGCCTGACTCGATAGGGTTCATAGCCTCTGATAAAATGAGCAACGAAGAGGCATACCTCTTACAGAAACTTGCAAGGGCTGTTATAGGGACTAATAACATTGACAACTCGGCCAGATACTGTCAAGCACCGGCTACCGTGGGACTCTGGAGGACAGTGGGGATAGGAGCGGACTCTGGTTCGATTAAGGACATAGAGGAGGCTGAGCTCATAATAATCATCGGCCATAACACCACCGAGAGCCACCCAGTGATCGGGAGCAAAATAAAGAGGGCCCAGAAGGTCAGGGGGGCTAAAATAGTAGTAATGGACGTAAGAAAACATGAAATAGCGGAGAAGGCTGACCTTTTCATAAGACCTAAACCGGGGACTGATGCTGCTGTACTGGCAGCAGTAGCCAACTACTTAATAAACGAGGGGTGGATAGACAAAGAGTTCATTGAGAAGAGAGTCAAAGGGTTTGAGGAGTTTAAGGACTACGTAAAGCAGTTCACTCTGGACTATGTCGAGAGCATAAGCGGAGTCCCAAAAGACCAGATAGTGAGACTAGCTGAGGTGATCCATAAGGCAAAGAGCGTTGTGGTACTGTGGGGTATGGGGGTGACCCAACACTTGGGAGGAGCGGACACTTCCACAATTATCTCCGACTTACTGCTCATAACCGGCAACTACGGTAAACCTGGGACTGGGGCCTACCCAATGCGGGGGCATAATAACGTCCAAGGTGTAAGCGACTTCGGCTGTTTACCCAATTATTTACCGGGATATCAAAGGTTAGATGATGAAAATGCGGTCAGGAAATTTGAGGACTCGTGGAACGCAAAGTTAAGCACAAAGGCCGGGCTTCAAATACCTCAGATGATCGAGGGAGTACTAGAGGGAAAGGTCCACGCTTTATACATAGTCGGAGAAGATACAGTAATGGTAGACTGCGGGACTCCCTTAACCAGACAGGCCCTTGAAAAAGTGGACTTTCTAGTGGTCCAAGACATGTTCATGACCGAGACTGCTAAATTAGCAGACGTTATATTGCCGGCTTCAGCTAGCTTAGAGAAAGAAGGGACATTCGTCAACACAGAGAGGAGGATCCAGAGGTTTTATAAGGCTATTGAACCCTTAGGTGAGTCCAAGCCTGATTGGGAGATAATACAGATGATAGCCAAAGCACTTGGGGCAGACTGGGACTATAAACACCCCTCGGAAGTCATGGACGAGATAGCCAGACTTTGCCCGATATTCGCAGGGGTTAATTACTCAAGACTTGAAGGCTTTAAGAGCCTCTTGTGGCCCGTGAACGATTATGGCTCAGATACTCCCCTCCTTTACGTTAACAGTTTTGCGACCGGAGACGGAAAAGCAGTCTTGCATAAGTTGAGTTGGGCCCCTCCGGACCTAAAGGACGAAGTCCATAGGGTAATCGTAAATACGGGGAGGGTTTTAGAGCACTTTCACGTCGGTAACATGACCAGGAGAGTAGAAGGGTTGAGGAGAAAAGTCCCGGAGACTTTCGTAGAAATATCTAAGGAATTAGCCTCTAAGTATTCTATAAGCACCGGAGATACTGTGTTGATAAAGTCTAGATTCGGTGGAGAGATCAGGGCTAGGGCCGTAGTAAGCGATAGGGTTCAAGGGGACGAAATATTTATCCCCATCTTCGCGTCTGATCCCTCTAAAGGTGTTAACAACCTTACCGGACTGGAAGTAGATAGGGCAAGCGGGACACCGGGGTATAAAGATACGCCGGTAGTCATAGAAAAGGTAGAAGGAGGCACGGGGTATAGTCCCCTACCTCTGGACAATTGGAGGTTTCACGTAAACGAAAGAAAAAGACAAAAGGGGATAGAGGTGGAGAGGAAATGGAGGAGAGAGGAGTTCAGACCCTTGACGGACTGA
- the fdhD gene encoding formate dehydrogenase accessory sulfurtransferase FdhD codes for MQVKKVKLTRVKDKDETVEEDFVTIEEPLHIRVCDENCQTFAIIMRTPGDDKELSIGFLYSEGVIEGLDDIREIEVRDNTVDVWLNKELKVRARDLIVSSSCGVCGRAFLYMVSIIKSETKVNKELIFSLPEKLKQGQNAFNITGGLHASALFTKNGKLVYIYEDVGRHNAVDKVIGRLILEKKLPADSHIMQVSGRLGYEIVSKAIKAGIPIICGISAPTSLAIDMAEEAGVTLIGFLRGKSFNVYTHKERIV; via the coding sequence GTGCAAGTAAAAAAGGTTAAGTTGACGCGAGTTAAGGACAAGGACGAGACCGTAGAGGAAGACTTTGTAACAATAGAAGAGCCTTTACATATTAGGGTATGCGACGAAAACTGCCAGACCTTCGCTATCATAATGAGGACGCCGGGAGACGATAAGGAACTGTCAATAGGTTTCCTGTATTCTGAAGGTGTAATAGAGGGCTTGGATGACATACGAGAGATAGAGGTCAGAGATAACACGGTGGACGTATGGTTAAATAAGGAACTTAAAGTCAGGGCTAGAGACCTAATAGTGAGCTCCAGTTGTGGTGTCTGCGGTAGGGCATTTCTTTACATGGTGAGCATAATAAAGTCCGAGACTAAAGTGAACAAAGAGTTGATTTTTTCCTTGCCCGAAAAATTGAAGCAGGGGCAGAACGCGTTTAATATAACCGGAGGCCTTCACGCTTCTGCGTTATTTACAAAAAACGGCAAGTTAGTCTATATCTACGAGGATGTCGGTAGACATAACGCCGTAGATAAGGTAATAGGTAGGCTTATCCTAGAGAAAAAATTACCAGCTGATTCACATATAATGCAAGTTAGCGGTAGGTTAGGGTACGAAATAGTGAGCAAGGCGATAAAGGCTGGGATACCGATTATTTGCGGTATATCTGCCCCCACGAGCTTAGCGATCGACATGGCTGAGGAAGCAGGAGTGACTTTAATCGGCTTTTTACGCGGTAAGAGCTTCAACGTCTATACACATAAAGAAAGGATCGTATAA
- a CDS encoding type II toxin-antitoxin system VapC family toxin, with protein sequence MPEKRLRGNLVYADTDFFLALLKERDWLKDKALSLLNEHKGEITTSMTTFIELMLLCKKFGLDPVKVTLAVMEITRYFDERVLKAAVLISQGMGVFDAFHAAYSGGSIISSDHVFDEYGFERVKLEDP encoded by the coding sequence TTGCCAGAGAAGAGGCTGAGAGGGAACTTGGTCTACGCTGATACTGACTTCTTCCTCGCGTTACTAAAGGAGAGGGACTGGCTGAAGGACAAAGCCCTTAGCCTGCTTAACGAGCATAAAGGTGAAATAACTACCTCCATGACCACTTTTATTGAGTTGATGTTATTATGCAAAAAGTTCGGCCTAGACCCCGTAAAAGTCACGTTAGCTGTCATGGAGATAACGAGGTACTTTGATGAAAGGGTACTAAAGGCGGCGGTACTGATATCGCAAGGTATGGGCGTATTTGACGCTTTCCACGCCGCGTATTCCGGCGGAAGTATAATAAGTTCAGACCACGTATTTGACGAGTACGGGTTTGAGAGGGTGAAGTTAGAAGACCCGTGA
- a CDS encoding C2H2-type zinc finger protein gives MGYRCPECKKVFDDFKDLRIHYRKSHMDGRCSICGPDGKKFSNIIRHYHMKTDDFPHLVVLCIIEGYDFIEDKKYRKIVRSLVETVLEERNAMLFEIIFNKGDRGR, from the coding sequence ATGGGTTATAGGTGTCCCGAATGTAAAAAGGTATTTGATGACTTTAAAGACCTCAGGATCCACTACCGAAAAAGCCATATGGACGGTAGGTGTAGTATATGCGGCCCGGACGGTAAGAAGTTCAGTAATATAATTAGGCATTACCACATGAAAACCGATGACTTCCCACACTTGGTGGTCTTGTGCATTATTGAAGGTTACGATTTCATTGAGGACAAAAAATACAGGAAAATAGTTAGAAGCTTAGTAGAGACAGTACTAGAAGAAAGGAACGCTATGTTGTTTGAAATAATCTTCAATAAGGGGGACAGAGGTCGTTGA
- the csx7 gene encoding CRISPR-associated RAMP protein Csx7 — translation MATNPCYDLDVIKSVVRISGKVKNETPLRIGYGKSQSFIDATDNPILRVNGKPVIPGSSFKGAFRSLAEAYVKSWNDPKYVVCDLDDDDCPSCVEDEKGAKFCIPCIIFGFKDLSSRVYILDSVAEDYTISQRTMVTINRVFGGQLPGHLYTLDFVDPNATFNFTMFLYNLDIVNGETEEWRKKTVEVMRYVLKTLITDGIFMGAKKSAGFGLVKLVSGEVEVRKLPDLMKSTKLDLMEVVKSW, via the coding sequence ATGGCCACTAACCCCTGCTACGATTTAGACGTGATTAAGAGCGTTGTGAGAATCAGCGGAAAAGTGAAGAACGAGACCCCCCTGAGGATAGGTTACGGTAAGTCACAGAGCTTTATCGACGCTACGGACAACCCCATTTTGAGGGTCAACGGGAAACCCGTCATCCCGGGGTCGAGCTTTAAGGGGGCATTCCGCAGCCTAGCTGAAGCCTACGTGAAGTCGTGGAACGACCCTAAGTATGTCGTATGTGACCTAGACGATGACGACTGCCCCAGTTGCGTTGAAGACGAAAAAGGAGCTAAGTTTTGTATCCCTTGCATAATCTTCGGGTTTAAAGACCTCTCTTCAAGGGTATACATACTGGACTCGGTAGCTGAAGACTACACGATTTCACAGAGGACTATGGTGACGATAAACAGGGTCTTCGGGGGCCAGTTACCGGGCCACCTTTACACACTGGACTTTGTAGACCCTAACGCAACGTTCAACTTCACGATGTTCCTCTACAACTTGGACATAGTAAACGGTGAGACCGAGGAGTGGAGAAAGAAGACAGTCGAAGTTATGAGGTATGTCCTAAAGACCCTGATAACAGACGGTATTTTTATGGGGGCAAAGAAGAGTGCGGGGTTCGGGCTGGTGAAACTCGTCTCAGGTGAAGTGGAAGTCCGTAAGCTACCAGACCTCATGAAGTCCACCAAACTGGACCTTATGGAGGTGGTAAAGTCATGGTAG
- a CDS encoding metallopeptidase TldD-related protein: MQTFSLKEVNIHITPKGNFSEMKEINATRYFTKDGWSLTEAKEERVPDHDPCISFRSDSVDKFYKSKDIRVQEGSAISKKVVRAVNECVEEKVLNYVEYRGVRFAYAGDPSKIPTVVDFLRSLAKPYTQSRVFSLERITAILDPEVTLHIFHHVMSLLRSDEPGLKLEERLSPYLTVIDDPLNQELVGFSVFDDEGVRTVKKELIGDGYVLEYLGTLTKGKPGNARGVIPRPDYFNLIVKGGDWELEELREETKEGIIVSGVERSELMRKSIRIFPRRVTLLGKGDIIVREIAIPLQELVTIDALSKEVRSAFIDEEHGGIAPYIRMMVRPIIY; this comes from the coding sequence GTGCAGACGTTCAGCCTGAAGGAGGTAAATATACACATTACTCCGAAGGGCAATTTCTCCGAAATGAAGGAAATTAACGCGACCCGTTATTTTACAAAAGACGGCTGGAGCTTGACTGAGGCAAAGGAAGAAAGGGTTCCTGATCACGACCCTTGCATTTCATTTAGGTCTGACTCAGTAGACAAGTTCTACAAGAGTAAGGATATAAGGGTACAAGAAGGGAGCGCTATATCGAAGAAAGTTGTGAGAGCTGTTAACGAATGCGTTGAAGAGAAAGTCCTCAATTACGTGGAGTATAGGGGAGTGAGGTTCGCTTATGCGGGAGACCCGTCTAAGATACCCACTGTAGTGGACTTCTTGAGGAGTTTAGCTAAGCCTTACACACAGTCCAGGGTGTTCAGCCTCGAGAGGATTACGGCGATACTGGACCCTGAGGTCACGTTACACATATTCCACCACGTTATGTCTTTACTGAGGAGCGATGAACCTGGGCTGAAACTCGAGGAGAGGCTCTCACCTTATCTAACCGTAATTGATGACCCTCTAAACCAAGAGTTAGTAGGGTTTTCCGTTTTCGACGACGAAGGTGTTAGGACGGTTAAGAAGGAACTTATAGGGGACGGATACGTATTAGAATACTTGGGTACTCTGACGAAGGGCAAGCCCGGAAATGCTAGGGGGGTTATACCGAGACCGGATTACTTCAACCTCATAGTAAAAGGAGGGGACTGGGAGCTAGAGGAACTGAGGGAGGAGACTAAAGAAGGGATAATAGTCAGCGGTGTTGAAAGGAGTGAGTTAATGAGAAAAAGCATAAGGATCTTCCCGAGAAGGGTCACTCTATTGGGAAAGGGAGATATCATAGTGAGAGAGATAGCGATCCCCCTGCAGGAGCTGGTCACTATAGACGCTTTATCGAAAGAGGTTAGGAGTGCCTTTATAGACGAGGAACACGGGGGGATCGCTCCTTATATAAGGATGATGGTGAGACCGATTATCTACTGA
- a CDS encoding DUF1641 domain-containing protein — protein MEERGVQTLDGLIQQLTESKEALEQFLRLLNALQRSGILPLLTGIIEKFDENMAFLAEQNAILIRNIDVIYSVLSGKEEVEDVSLKDLIKQLNDPDVKRGLYLVLRILKAIGSASKKG, from the coding sequence ATGGAGGAGAGAGGAGTTCAGACCCTTGACGGACTGATACAACAATTAACGGAAAGTAAAGAGGCACTAGAACAGTTCCTGAGATTACTGAACGCCCTGCAAAGGTCAGGGATATTACCACTGCTCACCGGGATAATCGAAAAATTTGACGAGAACATGGCGTTTTTGGCTGAACAGAACGCTATACTAATAAGGAATATTGACGTAATTTACAGTGTACTAAGCGGTAAGGAAGAGGTCGAGGACGTCTCACTGAAAGACTTGATAAAACAGCTAAACGACCCTGACGTAAAGAGAGGGCTCTACTTGGTCTTGAGGATATTGAAGGCGATAGGGAGTGCAAGTAAAAAAGGTTAA
- a CDS encoding transporter, whose amino-acid sequence MSSNKQVLSGLTPLLLYSLATYVMVAPAFTVTQFNLPQWLSFLIVSIPFGGRIIGSLTYQRLIVSLGSKALYVFSTISLGILSVASGITINIPLLLAVRAFIGVVFGIATSLAVEEAVSSGKKLLVALTMSGWAFGWIGGAIAYIYLKEWTLIALSGLITSPFSLLYPNVTDFARYKNQSLSLPSLTSVLIFFFSFEPAFVLQLAPSIVEDQGGIIWVIIGYALSIPMYLLVPRLSISEAKVTAIYTLVSAISGVLFFQTSIPYVLVLFTAFGLGINSIAPRLASAYGATPRNMGIALNTAALGGVIVPVVSSIDIKAVATLFTAISMTILLILSVRAKTQLGVGIK is encoded by the coding sequence ATGAGTTCAAACAAACAAGTCCTCAGCGGGTTAACCCCTTTATTGTTGTATTCGTTAGCAACATACGTTATGGTAGCCCCAGCGTTTACCGTAACTCAGTTTAATTTGCCTCAGTGGTTGTCCTTCCTGATCGTGTCTATACCGTTCGGAGGGAGAATCATAGGTTCTTTGACCTATCAACGTTTGATAGTCTCTTTAGGTTCTAAGGCTCTATACGTATTCTCAACTATATCTCTCGGCATTTTATCAGTAGCAAGCGGTATTACTATCAATATCCCGCTTTTGTTAGCTGTAAGGGCATTTATCGGCGTAGTCTTCGGGATAGCGACTTCTCTAGCCGTAGAGGAAGCCGTTTCCTCAGGTAAAAAACTTTTGGTTGCACTGACCATGAGTGGATGGGCTTTCGGCTGGATAGGGGGTGCAATAGCATACATATACTTGAAGGAGTGGACTTTGATCGCCCTAAGCGGGTTGATAACCTCGCCTTTCTCCTTGCTTTACCCTAATGTGACCGATTTCGCAAGGTATAAAAACCAGAGCCTATCTTTACCGTCTCTGACTTCCGTCTTGATCTTCTTCTTCTCGTTTGAGCCTGCATTTGTGTTACAGCTGGCACCGAGTATCGTTGAAGACCAAGGCGGGATTATTTGGGTGATTATAGGTTATGCACTCTCAATACCTATGTACTTACTGGTGCCCAGGTTGTCAATAAGTGAAGCCAAAGTCACCGCGATATATACTTTGGTGTCTGCAATAAGTGGTGTACTATTTTTCCAAACGTCTATTCCTTACGTCCTTGTGTTATTTACAGCTTTTGGCTTAGGGATTAATTCTATAGCGCCAAGGCTTGCGTCGGCTTATGGTGCTACGCCCAGGAACATGGGTATTGCGCTGAATACCGCAGCACTAGGAGGGGTAATAGTACCTGTCGTCAGTTCGATAGATATAAAGGCAGTAGCTACTCTTTTCACAGCTATTTCGATGACTATCCTCTTAATACTAAGTGTTAGAGCTAAAACTCAATTAGGAGTAGGAATTAAGTGA
- the csx7 gene encoding CRISPR-associated RAMP protein Csx7, whose translation MVDYTLIRKDVIKRQTVVEGVLELQSPLRIGVGKAGGFDPASTVRDTVLKDAGGTPVIPGSSWKGVFRSTGERILRSKNVTVCSGVGKDYCLNNFRKYDDFQRSLSRDVAEAMKIFWDYTCLNCKVFGTMSVIGAVKFLDSRAIDFKLGTRTMVAISRTEGAAARGALVQVEFVEPGSKFTFKFIGTNLPNYTIGYLLTIMKTIHDGVTQIGGHKSRGFGFVKFGELRLLDLGEKKIGDEDVKVSAPDEIKGEGDKFFEQVKPFVEAFNGAKVPYPIH comes from the coding sequence ATGGTAGACTACACCCTTATCAGGAAGGACGTGATCAAGAGGCAGACGGTAGTTGAAGGAGTTTTAGAGCTCCAATCCCCACTCAGGATCGGGGTAGGGAAAGCTGGGGGTTTTGACCCAGCAAGCACAGTAAGGGATACGGTATTAAAGGACGCCGGCGGTACCCCGGTCATCCCCGGGTCGTCATGGAAGGGGGTCTTCAGGTCGACGGGGGAGAGGATATTAAGGAGCAAAAACGTGACAGTGTGTAGCGGTGTCGGCAAGGACTATTGCCTGAACAACTTCAGGAAGTACGACGACTTCCAACGCAGCCTTTCCCGCGACGTGGCAGAGGCTATGAAGATATTTTGGGACTACACATGTCTCAACTGCAAGGTATTCGGTACCATGAGCGTTATAGGTGCCGTGAAGTTCCTGGACTCGAGGGCGATAGACTTCAAACTTGGGACGAGGACTATGGTAGCTATAAGCAGGACTGAAGGCGCTGCTGCTAGGGGCGCGTTAGTCCAAGTAGAATTCGTCGAACCGGGCTCGAAGTTTACATTTAAGTTCATTGGGACTAACTTGCCCAACTACACTATAGGGTACTTATTGACCATAATGAAGACTATCCACGATGGGGTGACCCAGATAGGAGGGCATAAGAGCAGGGGGTTCGGCTTCGTTAAGTTCGGTGAACTGAGGCTTTTAGACCTCGGAGAGAAGAAGATAGGCGACGAAGACGTTAAGGTCTCCGCTCCTGACGAGATAAAGGGGGAAGGGGAC
- a CDS encoding type II toxin-antitoxin system CcdA family antitoxin, whose amino-acid sequence MSEVLSVRVRRELKRKAEELGINIREIVEKAIEEAIREKEKERIKAMALELKELMRDVSEEDWARAVRESRDER is encoded by the coding sequence ATGTCAGAGGTCTTGAGCGTGAGGGTGAGGAGGGAGTTAAAGAGGAAGGCAGAAGAGCTCGGGATCAATATTAGGGAGATAGTAGAAAAGGCGATTGAAGAAGCTATAAGGGAAAAAGAGAAGGAGCGAATAAAGGCGATGGCGTTAGAGCTTAAGGAGCTCATGAGGGACGTGAGTGAAGAGGATTGGGCCAGAGCAGTGAGGGAGAGCAGGGACGAGAGGTAA
- a CDS encoding type II toxin-antitoxin system VapC family toxin, which translates to MDNVDLDKVYILRLTFYEVGNVIWKESYLHKKVRDPVRTAEVFEEIMKGFRVLEDPPIHSVLKIAVEKGLTYYDASYVYSSEVNGLTLVSEDKELITKTNAIPLKEFLKEV; encoded by the coding sequence ATAGATAACGTCGATCTAGACAAGGTATACATTTTACGTTTGACGTTTTATGAGGTAGGAAATGTGATATGGAAGGAGTCTTATCTCCACAAGAAGGTCAGAGATCCCGTACGTACAGCTGAGGTGTTCGAGGAGATAATGAAAGGGTTCAGAGTCTTAGAAGACCCTCCTATACACAGCGTGTTGAAGATAGCTGTGGAAAAGGGGCTTACCTATTACGATGCCTCATACGTATATTCGTCAGAAGTAAACGGCTTAACCCTGGTGTCAGAAGACAAGGAGCTTATAACTAAAACGAACGCGATCCCGTTAAAGGAGTTCCTCAAGGAGGTCTAA